A genomic region of Sphingobium sp. HWE2-09 contains the following coding sequences:
- a CDS encoding diacylglycerol/lipid kinase family protein: protein MKALLVHSPNAGTKPEPIRSLMGQLEEAGFAIRYCEHGRDDIRSGMNGMEMAIAAGGDGTVASVATEIPDRSIPIAILPMGGSNNVARALGIRQSIEDVIVSLDDAREKRLTVGSVTGPFGRKGFLEAVGLGALNESIELVDELPDTPEEKRENGRAAFRETLRTAAPIVCGVDIDGRRFDGPWLLVEILNIGAIGPRLPFAPRADTQDRLLDILLVGEADRDAMVGWAEHFSGPPPARLETGCVVTLHASGLCPRIDDRPIDMPDDAWTVEVRLDDEPVTILVPSSMMGHDDAAC, encoded by the coding sequence GTGAAGGCGCTCCTGGTCCATAGTCCCAATGCGGGAACAAAGCCCGAGCCGATCCGGTCGCTCATGGGTCAATTGGAAGAGGCTGGCTTCGCCATCCGCTATTGCGAACATGGACGAGACGATATTCGATCCGGCATGAACGGCATGGAAATGGCGATCGCCGCTGGCGGCGATGGAACCGTCGCTTCGGTCGCCACTGAGATACCCGACCGGTCAATCCCCATTGCGATCCTGCCGATGGGCGGGTCCAATAATGTCGCAAGGGCGTTGGGCATTCGTCAATCGATTGAAGACGTTATCGTTTCTCTCGACGATGCGCGTGAAAAGCGGCTGACCGTAGGCAGCGTTACCGGACCGTTCGGGCGGAAAGGCTTTCTGGAAGCGGTAGGTCTTGGTGCGCTCAATGAATCCATCGAACTTGTGGATGAGTTGCCCGACACTCCGGAGGAAAAGCGTGAAAATGGACGTGCGGCTTTTCGCGAAACGCTGCGTACGGCCGCGCCGATTGTATGCGGCGTCGATATTGATGGCCGCCGTTTCGACGGGCCATGGCTGCTTGTCGAAATTCTCAACATTGGCGCAATCGGTCCACGGCTCCCGTTCGCGCCAAGGGCGGACACGCAGGATAGGCTGCTCGACATCCTGCTCGTCGGCGAAGCCGATCGCGACGCCATGGTGGGGTGGGCCGAACATTTCTCCGGCCCGCCACCGGCCCGATTGGAAACAGGCTGCGTCGTCACGCTTCACGCCAGCGGCCTGTGCCCCCGGATCGACGATCGCCCCATCGACATGCCTGACGACGCATGGACGGTAGAAGTACGGCTGGACGACGAGCCGGTGACGATATTGGTGCCGAGC
- a CDS encoding DUF3072 domain-containing protein has protein sequence MTDHLHNPKLDEHPASNAEKDPANWVSGNEPITGAQASYLATLCEEAGVELPTGDLTKADASRQIDEMKAKLGRE, from the coding sequence ATGACCGACCATCTCCATAATCCCAAACTCGATGAGCACCCGGCTTCGAACGCGGAAAAAGATCCAGCCAATTGGGTGTCCGGCAATGAACCCATCACCGGCGCACAGGCGTCCTATCTGGCGACTTTGTGCGAAGAAGCGGGTGTGGAATTGCCGACCGGCGACCTAACCAAAGCAGATGCATCGCGGCAGATCGATGAAATGAAGGCGAAGCTTGGGCGAGAGTGA
- a CDS encoding SRPBCC family protein, with the protein MAMATDDAPPTTSKLNEERASGIAAVSQISGDDLIGRSVTINRPRDELFAYWRDFSNLPSFMDNVERIDILSNTTSHWVVKAPAGRTVEWDATVTEEKAGELIAWTSAEDADVPNSGRIEFRDAGARGTIVTATIAYDPPVGVVGKVIAKLFQREPAIQARRDLRRFKQLMETGEVATAAFTQKQRDEERA; encoded by the coding sequence ATGGCGATGGCGACAGACGATGCCCCACCGACGACATCGAAATTGAATGAAGAACGTGCGAGTGGGATCGCGGCAGTGTCCCAAATCAGCGGCGACGACCTGATAGGGCGCTCGGTCACGATCAACCGCCCTCGCGACGAACTCTTCGCCTATTGGCGCGATTTTTCCAATCTGCCATCATTCATGGACAATGTCGAACGGATCGACATCCTGTCCAATACGACCTCGCATTGGGTGGTGAAGGCTCCGGCCGGACGCACCGTGGAATGGGACGCGACCGTTACGGAAGAGAAGGCTGGCGAGTTAATCGCTTGGACTTCTGCCGAAGACGCCGATGTCCCCAATAGCGGCCGCATCGAATTTCGCGATGCAGGCGCGCGTGGCACCATCGTCACGGCAACCATAGCCTATGATCCACCCGTTGGTGTGGTGGGCAAGGTGATCGCCAAGCTGTTCCAGCGCGAACCCGCTATCCAGGCGCGACGCGATCTGCGCCGTTTCAAGCAATTGATGGAGACGGGCGAGGTCGCAACTGCAGCCTTTACCCAAAAGCAACGCGACGAGGAGAGAGCCTGA
- a CDS encoding zinc-dependent alcohol dehydrogenase, producing the protein MRALTWHGKHDVRVDTVDDPEILNPRDAIIKITSTAICGSDLHLYDGYIPTMQAGDILGHEFMGEVVETGPKSTLQKGQRVVVPFTIACGSCYHCGKHQYSACDNGNPADNQDIGQEMYGQPMSGLFGYSHLTGGYAGGQAEYVRVPFSDVGPIVVPDGLEDDEVLFLSDILPTGWQAAENADIEPGDTVAVWGCGPVGLFAVQSAFMMGAHRVIAIDHFPHRLELAKKFGAETINFEESKTYEALMEMTGGIGPDAVIDAVGLEAHGFFVDNVIDQIKASLFLGTDRTHSIRQAIHACRKGGRVSMPAVYGGFVDKFPLGAFMEKGLTLKTGQTSVQHYMPALLNAILEGKIDTTFLISHRMGLEDAPKGYKMFHDNQNEVTKIVLKPGLAAAAQ; encoded by the coding sequence ATGCGCGCGCTCACATGGCACGGCAAGCATGACGTCCGGGTCGATACGGTGGACGATCCGGAAATCCTCAACCCGCGAGATGCGATCATCAAGATCACGTCGACAGCGATCTGCGGCTCAGACCTGCATCTTTATGACGGCTATATTCCCACCATGCAGGCGGGCGACATCCTCGGCCATGAATTCATGGGCGAAGTCGTCGAAACCGGTCCCAAGTCCACTTTGCAAAAGGGACAGCGGGTCGTGGTGCCCTTCACCATCGCCTGCGGCAGTTGCTATCATTGCGGCAAGCATCAATATTCCGCCTGCGACAATGGCAATCCGGCCGACAACCAGGACATCGGCCAGGAAATGTATGGCCAGCCGATGTCGGGCCTGTTCGGATACAGCCATTTGACCGGCGGCTATGCAGGGGGCCAGGCCGAATATGTCCGCGTACCCTTCAGCGATGTGGGACCGATCGTCGTGCCGGACGGGCTCGAAGATGACGAAGTGCTGTTTCTGTCGGATATACTGCCGACCGGCTGGCAGGCGGCAGAGAATGCGGACATCGAACCGGGCGACACGGTGGCGGTGTGGGGCTGTGGTCCGGTGGGGCTTTTTGCGGTCCAGTCCGCTTTCATGATGGGCGCGCACCGCGTCATCGCGATCGACCATTTCCCGCATAGGCTGGAACTGGCGAAAAAATTTGGCGCGGAGACGATCAATTTCGAGGAATCGAAGACCTACGAAGCGTTGATGGAAATGACCGGCGGGATCGGGCCTGATGCGGTGATCGACGCGGTAGGCCTGGAAGCCCATGGTTTCTTTGTCGATAATGTGATCGATCAGATCAAAGCATCGCTGTTTCTGGGGACCGATCGCACCCATTCTATCCGGCAGGCCATTCATGCCTGTCGCAAGGGTGGGCGCGTGTCGATGCCAGCCGTCTATGGCGGTTTCGTGGACAAGTTTCCCTTGGGTGCCTTCATGGAGAAGGGGCTGACCCTCAAGACCGGCCAGACGAGCGTACAGCATTATATGCCCGCCCTGCTCAATGCAATTCTTGAGGGGAAGATCGATACAACCTTCCTGATCTCGCATCGCATGGGGCTGGAAGATGCGCCCAAGGGCTACAAGATGTTTCACGACAACCAGAATGAAGTGACCAAGATCGTGCTGAAGCCCGGTCTTGCCGCCGCAGCGCAATAG
- a CDS encoding SDR family NAD(P)-dependent oxidoreductase — protein MANKFAIVTGASTGIGFELASIAAENGYDLLVVADEPLIDAAAQDFKQHGVEVMAVEADLATLQGVDTLLAASNGRQVDLLCANAGRGLGHAFLDQDVSDWRRVIDTNITGTLYLLQQVLKAMVARNDGKVLITGSIAGFIPGSFQAVYNGSKAFVDSFADAIRNEIKDSKGVTVTTLMPGPVETEFFDRADMLDTSVGSSDSKSDPADVARDGWDALMKGEAHIVSGWKNKVQAAVAHVTPAAILAEQHRKMAEPGSADEG, from the coding sequence GTGGCCAATAAATTTGCGATTGTCACCGGTGCCTCCACTGGCATCGGCTTCGAACTTGCCTCCATCGCTGCAGAAAATGGCTATGATTTGCTGGTCGTTGCCGACGAACCGCTGATCGACGCCGCTGCGCAGGATTTCAAGCAGCATGGCGTCGAGGTTATGGCAGTCGAGGCCGATCTTGCAACATTGCAAGGCGTGGATACGCTCCTGGCCGCGTCCAATGGCCGACAAGTCGATCTGCTATGTGCGAATGCCGGGCGCGGGCTGGGTCACGCTTTTCTCGATCAGGATGTGAGCGACTGGCGGCGCGTGATAGACACGAACATCACCGGCACTCTGTATCTGCTGCAACAGGTTCTGAAAGCGATGGTGGCTCGTAACGACGGCAAGGTGTTGATCACCGGATCGATCGCAGGTTTCATTCCAGGTAGCTTCCAGGCTGTTTATAATGGCAGCAAGGCGTTCGTGGACAGCTTTGCCGACGCGATCCGTAACGAGATCAAGGATAGCAAAGGCGTCACCGTCACAACCCTGATGCCAGGGCCGGTCGAGACGGAATTTTTCGATCGCGCCGATATGCTCGACACTAGCGTGGGATCATCCGACAGCAAGAGCGATCCTGCCGACGTAGCGCGCGATGGCTGGGATGCGCTTATGAAGGGCGAAGCGCATATCGTATCCGGGTGGAAGAACAAAGTGCAGGCGGCCGTCGCGCATGTGACGCCCGCGGCTATCTTGGCGGAACAGCATCGAAAGATGGCGGAACCGGGATCGGCCGATGAAGGCTAG